One window from the genome of Streptococcus halotolerans encodes:
- the rlmB gene encoding 23S rRNA (guanosine(2251)-2'-O)-methyltransferase RlmB, with product MKEKLTELENKDMVYGVHAVTESLEANTGNKLYIQDDLKGKNVDKIKALAAKKKVSISWTPKKSLFEMTGGAVHQGFVLRVSEFAYAELDDILEKAEMQDNPLVLILDGLTDPHNFGSILRTADATGVTGVIIPKHRAVGVTPVVAKTSTGAVQHVPIARVTNLSQTLDKLKSAGFWIFGTDMNGTPSHQWNTSGKLALLIGNEGKGISQNIKKQVDEMITIPMDGHVQSLNASVAAAVLMYEVFRNKI from the coding sequence ATGAAAGAAAAACTTACTGAACTAGAAAATAAGGACATGGTCTATGGTGTCCATGCGGTCACTGAAAGTCTAGAAGCTAATACTGGTAATAAACTCTACATCCAAGATGACCTAAAAGGAAAAAATGTTGACAAAATCAAGGCTCTAGCGGCCAAGAAAAAAGTATCTATTTCTTGGACACCAAAGAAAAGTTTGTTCGAAATGACTGGTGGTGCTGTTCATCAAGGTTTTGTCCTTCGTGTCTCTGAGTTTGCCTATGCAGAGCTAGATGACATTCTCGAAAAGGCAGAAATGCAAGACAATCCTCTAGTTTTGATTTTGGATGGCTTGACCGATCCGCACAACTTTGGGTCTATCTTACGAACGGCGGATGCTACTGGGGTAACTGGGGTCATCATTCCTAAACACCGTGCGGTTGGAGTAACACCAGTGGTTGCCAAAACCTCTACCGGTGCGGTTCAACACGTTCCGATTGCTCGTGTGACCAACCTTAGTCAAACTCTTGATAAGCTTAAGTCAGCGGGTTTCTGGATTTTTGGAACGGATATGAATGGGACCCCATCTCACCAATGGAATACTAGTGGCAAACTTGCTTTGCTTATCGGCAATGAGGGTAAGGGGATTTCCCAAAACATCAAAAAACAAGTGGATGAAATGATTACTATCCCTATGGATGGGCATGTGCAGAGCCTTAATGCCAGTGTCGCGGCAGCAGTGCTCATGTACGAGGTTTTCCGCAATAAAATATAA